The following proteins are co-located in the Aggregatibacter aphrophilus ATCC 33389 genome:
- a CDS encoding replicative DNA helicase, whose product MASKNSPPAKEQTTLNIPPHSIEAEQAVLGSILLNDKCWDDVAENVVKEDFYRFEHRLIFEEMEKLMAQQAPVDLITLEQALKSREVIEQVGGFAYLAELSNNTPSAANVGAYANVVREKAIMRELISVGNKIAQNSYSPKGQDVKQLLDEAEREVFAIAEKRSSSNEGPQNIINVLENTISKIEQLSQTKDHSGVTGVSTGFKDLDKKTAGLQKSDLIIVAARPSMGKTTFAMNLCENAALGSEKPVLVFSLEMPAEQIMMRSLASLSRVDQTKIRTGQGLDDNDWAKISSTMGMLAKKPNLFIDDSSGLTPTELRSLARRVYRENGGLSLIMVDYLQLMRAPAFSDNRTLEIAEISRSLKALAKELEVPVIALSQLNRTLENRQDKRPVNSDLRESGSIEQDADLIMFIYRDEVYNRESEEKGIAEIIIGKQRNGPIGRVKLAFQGNFSRFDNLAEHHHYDDEY is encoded by the coding sequence ATGGCGTCTAAAAATTCTCCTCCTGCGAAAGAACAAACCACTCTAAATATCCCTCCTCATTCTATTGAAGCCGAACAAGCGGTGTTGGGCAGTATTTTATTGAATGATAAATGCTGGGATGATGTGGCGGAAAATGTTGTAAAAGAGGATTTTTACCGTTTCGAACATCGCCTGATTTTTGAGGAAATGGAAAAATTAATGGCGCAACAGGCGCCGGTTGATTTGATTACCTTAGAACAAGCCTTAAAAAGTAGAGAAGTTATAGAGCAAGTCGGTGGTTTTGCTTATTTAGCGGAGCTATCCAATAACACGCCAAGTGCCGCCAATGTCGGCGCTTATGCCAATGTGGTGCGCGAAAAAGCGATTATGCGAGAGTTGATTTCTGTAGGAAATAAAATTGCGCAAAATAGCTATTCACCAAAAGGGCAGGATGTTAAACAATTATTGGACGAGGCGGAACGGGAAGTCTTTGCCATTGCGGAAAAGCGCAGTTCCAGTAATGAAGGCCCGCAAAATATCATCAATGTGTTAGAAAACACCATCAGCAAAATCGAACAACTTAGTCAAACCAAAGATCATTCCGGCGTTACCGGGGTTTCTACCGGCTTTAAAGATTTAGATAAGAAAACTGCCGGTTTGCAGAAATCCGATTTAATCATTGTTGCCGCCCGCCCTTCCATGGGGAAAACCACCTTTGCGATGAACCTCTGTGAGAATGCCGCGTTAGGCAGTGAAAAACCGGTATTGGTATTCAGTTTAGAGATGCCTGCCGAACAAATCATGATGCGTAGCCTTGCGTCACTTTCTCGTGTAGATCAAACAAAAATTCGTACAGGTCAAGGCTTGGATGACAATGATTGGGCGAAAATTTCCAGTACCATGGGCATGCTTGCCAAAAAGCCGAATTTGTTTATTGACGATTCTTCCGGCTTAACGCCAACAGAGCTTCGCTCCCTTGCCAGACGGGTTTATCGTGAGAATGGCGGGTTGAGTTTAATCATGGTGGACTACCTTCAATTAATGCGAGCGCCGGCATTTTCCGATAATCGTACTTTAGAAATTGCCGAAATTTCCCGCTCTTTAAAAGCCTTAGCGAAAGAGTTGGAGGTGCCGGTGATCGCCCTGTCACAATTAAACCGTACGTTGGAAAATCGTCAGGATAAACGCCCGGTGAACTCGGATTTGCGGGAATCGGGATCCATTGAACAAGACGCGGATTTAATTATGTTTATTTATCGTGATGAAGTGTATAACCGCGAGTCGGAAGAAAAAGGTATTGCAGAAATCATCATCGGTAAACAGCGTAACGGACCGATTGGGCGTGTGAAGTTGGCATTCCAAGGTAATTTTTCCCGTTTTGATAATTTAGCAGAACATCATCATTACGATGACGAATATTAG
- the alr gene encoding alanine racemase: protein MHMKPATAKISSVALKHNIQTIKQKAPNSKIIAVVKANAYGHGVVFVSSAVESMVDCFGVARLEEALKLRSNGITKPILLLEGFFSSKDLPILAVNNIQTVVHSKEQLEALERAKTPNPVKVWLKIDTGMHRLGVHLDEVETFYQKLKSLSCVDPNIGFVSHFSRADELECGYTEKQLARFLQATEGKSGERSISASGGILFWPEAHLDWIRPGIIMYGISPNNTAGKEYGLTPVMNLTSSLIAVREHKKGEPVGYGGVWVSDKDTKIGVVAIGYGDGYPRDVPEGTPVYLNGRRVPIVGKVSMDMLTVDLGADSQDKVGDEVILWGKELPIEEIASIAGIISYELITKLTPRVLTEYID from the coding sequence ATGCACATGAAACCCGCAACAGCCAAAATCAGTTCTGTTGCTTTAAAACACAATATTCAAACCATTAAACAAAAAGCCCCAAACAGCAAAATCATTGCTGTGGTAAAAGCTAACGCTTACGGACATGGTGTGGTGTTTGTTTCTTCCGCCGTAGAAAGTATGGTGGATTGTTTTGGCGTGGCACGTTTGGAAGAAGCATTAAAATTGCGTTCCAACGGTATTACCAAGCCAATTTTGTTATTAGAAGGCTTTTTCTCTTCTAAAGATTTGCCGATTTTGGCGGTCAATAATATTCAAACTGTGGTACATAGCAAAGAACAGCTAGAGGCTTTGGAAAGAGCGAAAACCCCAAATCCGGTAAAAGTGTGGTTAAAAATTGATACGGGAATGCATCGTTTAGGCGTGCATTTGGATGAAGTTGAAACCTTCTACCAAAAATTAAAATCCCTCTCTTGTGTCGATCCGAATATTGGTTTTGTGAGCCACTTTAGCCGTGCGGATGAACTGGAGTGCGGTTATACTGAGAAACAATTAGCCCGATTTTTACAGGCAACGGAAGGTAAATCCGGTGAGCGTAGCATTTCCGCTTCCGGCGGTATTCTGTTTTGGCCGGAGGCGCATTTAGACTGGATTCGTCCCGGCATTATTATGTACGGTATTTCACCGAATAACACCGCTGGAAAAGAATACGGTTTAACGCCGGTGATGAATTTAACCTCTTCTTTAATTGCCGTGCGTGAACACAAGAAAGGAGAACCGGTGGGCTATGGCGGTGTATGGGTAAGTGATAAAGATACCAAAATCGGCGTGGTGGCCATTGGTTATGGCGATGGCTATCCGCGTGATGTGCCGGAAGGCACTCCGGTTTATCTTAACGGCCGCCGCGTACCGATTGTAGGTAAAGTGTCCATGGATATGTTGACCGTGGATCTCGGCGCAGACAGCCAAGATAAGGTGGGTGATGAGGTGATTCTGTGGGGCAAAGAATTACCGATTGAAGAAATTGCGTCAATTGCCGGCATTATCAGCTATGAATTAATTACCAAATTAACCCCGCGTGTTTTAACCGAATACATTGATTAA